The Flammeovirga pectinis genomic interval GAATTAATTATGAGTTATTTTGGGCTTACTACTTAGAGTAAATAAAAACTACTATTTCTGTGTCATCCTTTAGAGGACTAATTTAATAATCTAGATGTAAGCCTATGAGAAACCTTAATTTCAGACAACGTGTTTTAATAGAAACCTGTGTAAAACAAAATTACTCCTTTGCTTTTATTGGCCGTTTAATTGGCGTTGCTTCATCTACAATATCTCGTGAGATAAAACGTAATACAGCCGTTGATGAAAAATATTGTGCTCATTTAGCCCATAGGCTAGCCTATGCTAGAAAAATTGTAGCAGGCAGCCAAAGAAAAAGCCGTTATGTATTTTTTTATAGGAAAAAGAAATACGTTTTGTACGCAGACCGCAGAGAAATAGTTTGGTATAGTGATTCTAAAACACAAAGAAAAGAGTATCCAGATAGTATACCTTACAGATGGGTAAAAAGGCGGTTTAAACCCGTAAAATTCTACCAAGAAAGATTAGGTTTACGTCCTATGTTTCATTTCAAAGATTTCTGGCACCTACTTGATGAACTCTTAGCACACAATCAGCGTAAAATTGCTTTTAATAAGAGAACTCAAATTTCTATTAACCAATCAATCACAACACCATCTTCTTCAACTTTCGAAATAGTTTCTACAAAAGAAATCAAGAAGGTCGCCTAGCGCCCAATTATTTAAAAGTGATACAAACAGTTCCTACTTCTTACAAATTCATTCCTTTCCACATCAAAAAATAGTACTAATCCACACACAAAACCGTTCATTGGTTTATTTTTTTGTCCAATTTTTAAAATTAGAGAAGAGCGTTGCAATTGCTCACGATTTACTTTCAAAAAACATATTGAAATCGATCACAAATTCTAAAAAATATTCTCTAGATATTTTGATTTACATCACTTTATTAACAACTTACGATAGTTAATAAACAGACTCTTCAAAAGACTAAAACTATATTTTTTCCTTATAAGAATACTCTATTAACAATTGGATAAACGCAAAAAATATAAACGGTAATACGTTTGTATATTGTTGTGTGTAATTTAAAAAAATGAAACCTACGAAATATGATGAAAAAAATAATTTATACAATTCTAATAACTTTTTGTACAAGTATAATATTCGGACAAAATATTGCCAAAGTTGAAAATGTAAAAATACAATCACAAGCATTAAATCAAGAAAGAGAAATTCTAATTTATACTCCAGTCGGTTATGATTGGAGGGTTAATGAATATTTTAATGTGATTTATGTTTTTGATTGTCAAAGCAGAGAGTTTTTTGATTATACAAGCTCTATGATTTCCTTTTTGACTGATAATGCAAAATCTTTTATTATTGTTGGAATAACTTCACCATATAATGAGAAACTTGATTACGCAAGAAATAATGATTTATTACCTGTTTTAGAAACAAAAAAATCAATCAACAGGTATGGAAAATATTCAGGGAATGCTGATAATTTCTTTGATTTTGTAGGTACAGAAGTAATACCTTATGTTGATTCAACCTATAGAACATTAAACAAGAGAGTATCAATTGGTCACTCATTAAGTGCTTCATTTGTTTTGTATTCATTCACCAAAAATCCAGATTTGTTTGACAATTATATTGCAATTTCGCCTAACCTTGCCTATGACAATGATAAATTAGCCAATCAAATAGTTAATTTCGACTATTCAAAAATAAATAGACCAATATTCCTATATCTAAGTAACGCCAATGAAGGAATAGATTATTGGCAAGAATGGAAACCAGCTAGAGACAAAGTGTATTCTTTTTTCAATTATACATTAGAGAACAAGAATATTAAGGTTAAAATCGGAGAATTTCCAGAAAATAATCATTGGAATACATTTCCCCCGAGCTTAAGTAAATCATTGGAGTTTTACTTTAAAGAAATATACAACATACAAGAGAAACAATTAAGTAAAAAAGAGTATGATGTAACAATAAAAGTTAAAGTCCTTAACAAAAAGGAATCAATTTATATAACAGGAAATCAAGACAATTTAGGGAATTGGAATCCAAAGGAAATCAAAATGAATAAAATTTCTGATTTAGAAAGAGAAGTAAAAATAAAACTAAAGAGTCCAGCTCAATTTAAATTTACAAGAGGAAATTGGGATACAGAAGCTGAAGTGATTGGAACTTATGGGAATATTACAATAAAACCTGAAAAACAATCAAAATTTGAGTTTGAAATTGAAAATTATTTTGATAAATGACAATAACTACACACAACAATAAATATACGTAATGCGGAGCAATTTAGTTAATTTGAACATTAAAGCATTTAGTAAACAGTTTAGTAGTTTGACAGTGAAGTGCCTTGAAACTCCGTGCTACGTATATTCAACCCGTTAGGCAGCATGCAAACAATACTCCAACTAAAGATTTTTAGTCACAAGAAAAATGATTAAATTCGCTGTTTAAAAAAGGAAATAAATTATGATCAAAATAGAACGATTAAAAAAAGCAGAACTAGTAAGCTACTGCGAAGAAATAGGAATCAATACATCAGGTAAAAGTAAAGATATTTTGATAGAAGAAGCTGTTGAATATGGAAATAATGAAATAAATAAAGCTATTAAAAACGGTAATGGTTTAAGCTTGCTTACTAAAAAGATTGAAGCTCTTGCAGAAGATTATTCCTCTAACCTTGATATTAAGATTCAGGGAAGAAAGGAAGAGATGAAAGCTGATGATAATTCACATTATTTAATCTATAGAGTGCTTGGTATAAGTCAAGAAGAAGGGAGATTGATTGATGAATATCAAAATACAGGTCGTTTTTTGTATAAATATGCAGGTTCATTTCTTGAAGAAGCTGCAACTATATGTCTTAAATTCAATAATACTTCAGGAAGTAAAACCTTAGTAAAAAATAATCAAGGGACTAGACCTAAAACCTTTGAGATAGATTTTCTTGATAATAACGATGCTATCGAAATTAAATGGCGTGATGCAACAACAGATGGAGATCATATAACTAAAGAGCATACGAGAGTTAAAGCAATTGAAAGTTATGGATATACTCCTATTAGAGTAATGTTTTATTATCCTCAAAGAGAACAAGCGAAAAAAATACAAGAAACGCTAAAAACTATCTATGATGGTGTAAATGGTAAGTATTTTGCAGGAGATGATGCTTGGAATTTTATTGCTGAGCATAGTGGGTACGATTTGAAAAAAATACTAGTAGATATTGCAAACAAAAGGACACCAATAGATGAATAAAATAGTAAAAGGGAATTGCATAGATATTCTTTTAGAATTAGATTCTGATTCTGTAGATTTAATATATTTTGACCCTCCATTTTATACGCAAAAAAAACACTCTTTGCGTGCAAAAAATGAGAAAAAATATGAGTTCTCAGATAGCTGGGATTCAATAGATGATTATTTAAGTGTAATAGAAAAATGTTTAACTGAATGTAAACGTGTTTTAAAGAGCACTGGTTCTGTGTTTTTACATTGTGATAAAGCTGCATCTCATTATATTAGAGTAGTTTTAGATAAGGTATTGGGTGTTAAAAATTTTCAAAGTGAGATAATATGGACTTATAAGCGTTGGTCAAATTCAAAAAAAGGGTTGCTAAATTCACATCAAAATATTTATTTCTATTCTAAAGGTAAAGATTTTAAATTTAATCAGTTTTATACAGATTACTCTGCAACAACAAATGTAGACCAAATTTTACAAGATAGAAAGAGAACAAGTACTGGTAAATCGACCTACAAGACAGATGAGAATGGTGAAGTTGTTTTAGGGAAAGCGAAAAAAGGGGTTCCATTATCGGATACTTGGGAGATTCCATATTTAAACCCCAAAGCAAAGGAGCGTGTAGGCTATCCTACACAAAAACCTGTTCTTCTTTTAAAAGAAATAATTAAGCTATGTACAGATAAAGGGGATTTAGTTGTTGACCCATTTTGTGGAAGTGGAACAACTTGTGTAGCCTCTAAATTACTTGAAAGAAACTATATAGGAATTGATATTTCTGAGGATGCTGTTCAACTTGCTAATGATCGTTTAGAGAAAATGATTGTTACAGATTCTAATTTATTGAAGAAAGGTTCATCTAGTTATATTGAGAAATCAGAGGAAGATATAAGCTTGTTGAATACTATAGGTGCTATTCCTGTTCAAAGAAATTCAGGAATAGATGGATTCTTAAAAGATCATTTTGAGGGTAAACCTGTTCCAGTTAAAATTCAAAACAGAAATGAAACGCTTGAAGATACTATTGAAAAATTAGAAAAAGCATCCAGAAATAAGAAATATAATTTGAAGATAGTTGTACAGACTAAAAGTGAAAATGAAAACTCACGATTGTTTGAATTTAAAACAGATGTGAAAATTATAAAATCAAATAAACTCTTAATCGATGAGTTAAGAAGATAAAGTACGCTACCTAATAATTAGGGCTTAGATTGGCTTGAAAGGCCAAAATTTAAGCCCTAGTTGAACAAAGGCGTTGTTTGATTGAAATACATTTCCTGTAGGAGGAAGTTAGGATAGACTTTTCATTTTCATGAGAGGTCTTTTTTAATGCATAGTTTTTTTTGAGATAACGATAATCTCATTTTCTTCTTCATTTATTACTTTTTTAAGAAGATTAGATTCCCCAACTTAATGAGAAATTAGTATTTTCATTAAGTTGGGGGTGTATGCCTCTAGGCTTACTTTCATAAGCAAAAAAATGAAGTGAAAATGTATTACTTTAAAGTATTTCCTGTTACATTTTGCTGATTTGGTGAAGCTCTTTGAGAAGCAAATCGAGGCATTATAACCATCTCTCTTTTATCACAACAAGTACACAAAAGAGGATCATACCCTAGTTTAGAGAAGTATAACGTATATAAAGATATGTGCTTTTGTTTTTAGGGATAAGTAAATAATATTAATACGAAAAAAAATGAACAAACTTAAACTAAAAGCAGTTGGGGTAACTTCTATAAGTACAATTTTTTTGTTAGCATTTGGAATCTATTTCATTGAAAGTTATGGTGCTCTAGTATTCATTTTTTCACCCTTCCTAATGGGTTTCCTCCCTTCATATATAATTTTGAAATCAGGAGAAAAAATAAAGAAAAGAGCATTGTTTTTCTTATCTCTACAAGTTTTAGGAGTTATTATTTTGATTATACTATTAATCAAAATGGAAGGATTAATATGTATTTTAATGACATCTCCATTGATTTTAATTTGTCAATGGATTGGAGTTGGTTCAGCAATGATGATTATGAATAGAGTGACGCCTAAAAATATCAACTTATTATTAATAATTCTCGGTTTTGTTTTTAGTGGATTCGATTATTCAAATAAAGAATCAAATCAAATACTAACGCCTATCACTACAACTGTAGTTATAAATGCACCTATTGAAAAAATTTGGGATGAAGTAATTGCATTCGGTACAATTGCTGAACCAGAAGAGTTATTATTTAAAACAGGTATATCTTATCCTATTAATGCAAAAATTAAAGGAGAAGGTGTTGGCGCTATTAGATACTGTAATTTTACGACAGGTAGTTTTGTAGAACCAATTACAAAATGGGAAAAACCAACAAAACTATCTTTTTCAGTAACAAGTCAACCGACACCAATGCATGAGTTAAATCCATTTTGGGAGATTCAGCCACCTCACTTGAATGGATATTTTCTTTCAAAAAAAGGAGAGTTTAACTTAAAATCTATATCAGCTTACAAAACAGAATTGTCAGGCACAACTTGGTATACTTTAAATATTAAGCCTCTATTTTATTGGGGAATTTGGACAAATTATATTTTACATAGCATTCATGAACGTGTCTTAAATCACATTAAACAAAAAACTGAAGCATCAACAACAATGTAATAAAAGATATAATCTGTATTTGAAAATACTTTAAGAGGCTGACACTTATTTAAAGTAAGTGATCAGCCCCTTATCAAAGTAGCGATTGCGTTATACACAATCACACTTGAAAAAATCATCGGTGTGATGAGGTGATATATCTCCATCGACACTATAAATTTTCGTGATTTCTATTTCTAAACCACTTTCTAGAACTACATATTCAACACTTTCTCTTTCTGAAATTTTAATTACATTATCCATAATGCTGATTTTGTTACCGTCTTTATCAAAATAAATAATACTATTTATTGGTAGGTTTCCAGAATCAATTAATAGTATAGTGGAATATTTAGATGAGTTTTGCATATCGTGAAATTTAATTTTTATAGGTATTTCGGAGTATTATTCAATTTAAAGAAAAATTACTAAAATTAATTATTTGGTAATTAGAAAGTTACTTTACTGATATCACCCAAAAATTCATTACTAAAGACTAGGTAAACATAAATAACATTTAATTTCTAATCAGTTTGTATATTGTTAATTACAAGTATACTTGCTTGATATTAAAAATATAGACTTTCATAACCAATCAACTTCATGAACATATTAAATAACGAAATGGTTTTGCCAAATGGTACTATTTTAAGTAATAGGATTGCCAAATCAGCAATGAGTGAAAACTTATCAACTAAAGAGCATAGCCCAACCCCAGTTCTAATAGAGGCTTATAAAAAATGGGCACAAAGTGGTGCAGGATTACTGATTTCGGGGAATATTATGATTGACTCAAAAGCGATTGGGGAGCCAAGAAATGTAGTTGTTGAGAATCGGAATAATTTTGAATTACTTCAGGAGTGGGCAAAAAGCGTAGAGGGTACAAAATCGCAGTTATGGGCTCAAATAAATCATCCTGGAAGACAGGCAATGGAGCAAATTAATAGTGAACTGAAAGCCCCTTCTGCAGTTCCTTTAAAATCTGGAGGAAGAAAAGATATATCTAAGAAACTACCTATAGCTTTAGATGAAAATGAGATTTTAGCTATTATTGAGGCATTTGGAAACACTTCTATCATTTTAAAAGATGCAGGTTTTTCTGGTGTTCAAATTCATGGAGCACACGGTTATTTGGTAAGTCAGTTTTTATCTCCAGATGCTAATGTAAGAACAGATAAATGGGGTGGTAGTTTAGAAAATAGAGCTCGATTTGTGATCGAAGTTTACAGAAATATAAGAGCAAAAGTAGGAAGTGATTTTCCTATAGGAATTAAATTGAACTCCGCTGATTTTCAAAAAGGAGGGTTTACGGAGGAAGAATCTATGGAAGTAGTCAAACTTCTTTCTAAAGAAGGAATTGATTTAATCGAAATTTCTGGAGGCACTTATGAAGCTCCTGCAATGATGGGTAAACAGAAGAAAAGTACCATAAAAAGAGAGGTCTATTTTATGGACTATATTCAGAAAGCTAGAAAAATAACAACTACTCCTTTAATGTTAACAGGTGGATTTCGTACAACTGCTGTAATGAAAGAAGCAATTAGTTCTAATCAATTGGATATTATTGGAATTGCCCGCCCATTTGCTGTATATCCTACTATTGGACATGAAATAATGAACGAAAGCCGAACAAGTTTTACTACAGATATTAAAAAAACAGGAGTAAAAGCCATTGATGGGGCAATGAACATAATCTGGTATGAGTCTCAAATAAAACGTTTAGGGCAGGGTAAATTACCTAAGCCTGATTTAAATCCTTGGGGAGTATTTCTAAAGTATTTTTGGTTAATCTTAGAGAAGAAATTTTAGAATTCAATAATCAATCTAATAGCTATTTTGAATCCAGTCTAATTTATTTTTTGAATACCTCGACCTCTTTTTTAATCTGTATTTTCATGGGTTTCTTTAAAGTGAATGATAACTCATCAGCAATTTGTGCAATAAAATCTAGTATGTTCATGATTTATAATTTTTAGTTTCCACTAACTTAGAGAAGTATGACGCATTAGATATACGTACTTTTGTTTTTACAGATAAGTATAATTTTTTGTTGATAACTAATTTGTATTATGAAATATTATTTCACTTCTATATTTTTCTTTTTTTCTTTTTGTTATACATCTGCTCAAGAGGGTAAAAAAGGAAATGCAAAACTCCTTTGTTATTATACTCATTCATTTCAACCTTGGCAAAATGATACAAGTAGAATAGAAGGAGAGTTTATTTTAAGTTTAAATGAAAAATATTCTGAGTATCAATCTATTCAAAATTTTAATAAAGGTATTGTTTTAGATAAAGGAGGATTAAATGGTAATGAAATATCAACTCAAGTTAGTGCATTTACTTCTTTAGCAAGAGTTATTCATGAAATGCCAGATGCTAAAACGAATGATATAATTATAAGGAAAGATCAACAAAATAAGAATGTATATGTGAATCATGGTTATTTGTTTGTAACAAGGAATTTATTTATTGAATCATTAAACGAATTAGAATGGAATGTAACAGATGAAATACGATTAATTCATGATTTTAAATGTTATAAAGCGCTGAGTGAATATGGAGATTATACAATTATTGCATGGTTTGCACCAGAAATTCCTTTTTCAGATGGTTCATATACTTTTGGTGGGCTACCTGGTTTAATTTTAGAACTTTATGATGAACAAAGATTACATCATTTCACGATACACAAAGTAGATAATAATCCTTCATTACTATTAGTAGATAGATGGCAAAATAGTGCAGGAAAATTTGGTATAAAAACATCAAAAAAAATTATAAAAGAGATTGGTAAAAAAAGAAAATTAGTGGAATTAGGTTATAATTTAGAAGATGATCAATTATCTCGATTTTTTGGTCAACCAACTAGTCCATACCCATTAATTGAAGATTTTACGTCAGAAAAAAAAGATGAGTTATTAATAAAATATTCTCTTTATGATAATCTTCTTTTCAAGTTTTATAAACTAGAGAAAATACAATAATTAATTATCATTGATAAGTTAGTTCTTAAATTTTTCTCCTTTCTACCCTTTATGATTTTACGTTTTTTAGCAACAATTTCCTATAGATGAATCAGAAGTATGTCTTTTGACTCTAGAATGTTGTATTATTTGCAAAGTGGAATTATATCAGATAACCAATGGAATCATTATTTGAGTTTATCTTCAAGTGGAATTGATTTTCAATGCTAATAATAAAACATTGGCCATATATTTATATATGGCCAATTTTCAATTACCTTAACTTTTTTAATTTATGAAATTATTAAAACTAATATTCTTATTATTTCTACCAATTTTTACACTAAAAGCACAGATTACAGAAAAAGGCTACTCAACATTTAAATGTTTTTATACTTATCAATATCAACCTTTTAAGCAAGATACTACTAAGTTTCAAGATAAATTCTTATTAATTTGTAATGATGATTTCTCTATTTTTGAAAATTATACTTCCTTTTTATTTTCTAAAGCTTTAAGTGATGATTTTGAGAATAGAAACCTGAATGGGAATAGTTCTGTATTTTCAATATTAGCTACAAATACAAAAGATTTACAAGAACCTGATGCCAATAATTTTTCTGTTATGAAAGATTATACAACTAAAGAAGCTACATATATCTATAACTTAGGGTATATCGCCAATTGTACTTTTACAGAAAATTATGGAGAGTTAAATTGGACTATCACTGATCAATCAAAAATAATAGAGTTTATCACGGTTAATTTCTTATAAAAAGAAAAAATGGCTTAAAGTTTTAGTTTTGTAGTTCCTACACAAACAAAACTATTATAACCTTAGCCATTTTGGATAAAATTAATTCATTAACCTCATTAACTCAAACGGAATTTGATTTTTTATTGAAAGAGTTTTCATATCAAGTTGAAATGAAAATTTCTAACTACACATTAAAAGGAAAGAAAAGAGCTTATCCAAAGTTTAAAGAATCTCGTCTTTCAAGTCTTTATGGTAGTTCCAAAAAATTAGAATTCATTCTAATCTATCTAAAAGAACATCCTAGACAGGTGTTTTTTGGTTCCTACTTTAAAATAAGTCAAGCCAAAGTAAGTGAATGGGTTAACTTTCTATTACCAATTCTGATTGAAAGTTTACGTAAATGCTTTTTATTACCCGATTCAAATGAGCCATTTATAATACCTTCAAATTTAAATTCAATACTTTGTGATGTTACTGAAAGGCAAATCAATAGAAGTATAGATTATGATGTTCAAAAGGAGTTTTATAGTGGAAAGAAGAAGGCTCACACTGTTAAAAACCTTGCTTTCACAGATGAAAGTGGTTTCATTCATTTTATCAGTAACACTTATGAAGGAAGTGCCCATGATAAAAGTATATGGGATGATATTATCGTGAAAGAATCCTCTATAAATATACTTGTAGACTTAGGCTTTTTAGGTGCAGATAAAGAACACGAAAATGTAATTCTCCCCTATAAAACATCTAAAAAAGTGAAACTATCACCTCTTCAAAAACAGATTAATAAAGGAATATCCAGTTTAAGAATTAGAGTGGAACATGCTTTTTCAGGTGTGAAACGTCTTAAAGTTTTAAGTCAAAAAATAAACCTTAGGTCTTCCGAAATACATGATTACCTGATAAAAATAGGTGTTGGATTACATAACTTAAGGATTAGATTCAGAACTTTAATAAATTAACCGTGATAAAGTCTAATAAAAGGATATAATTGCTTTCTGGCAACAACAATTTATGGGAATTATGAAATTGAAGCATGGTTTACTCCTGAGGTACCAGTTTCTGATGGTCCTTATTTGTTTGGAGGTCTCCCAGGGTTGATAGTTTTATTGAATGATAAAAATAATATACATTCTTTTAGTATAGGTGAAATGATTGAAGACAAAACAATAATGCTGAAAGATAAAGTGACAGGTAGAGAACTATTTGAATCAGTTGGATTCAAGAAGGCCTTCAAAAATATGAAAAAGAAAAGACAACAATTAGAATTAGGTTATGATATTGAAAAAGGAAACCCTTTTTTAAAATCTTCTAGTTTACCAAAATTAGAAGATACATCTCATGAAAATATTAAAAAGTTAAAATTGAAATACTCTCTTTATGACAACCTCTTTTTTAAATTTTATGACCCGAAAAAAGAACTATAAGGAGTAATTACTTTTTAAAACTCTCTAACAACATACATGAAATACTTATTAACTATACTGCTTCTTTTTAATACATCTTTTTTAATAGGCCAATCCATCATCCAAGGTGAGATTATCAGTGAGGTTAATGAACCCATAAATGGAGCATCTGTAATTGCATACCAAATCGATAAAGAAATTATTTTAGGATTTAGTATTTCTCTTAGTAATGGACGTTTTAAAATTCAATTAAAGGAACATCAGGATAGCGTGAAAATAGTGGCGAGGTCGCTTGGGTATGCATCATCATCTAAAAATATATTGGTAGATGGAAATCCTCTTCGTCTACAACTGTCTCATTCGGATAAATATTTAAAAGAGTTAGAAGTAAAAACAAAGCCAATTACAGAAGAAGGTGATACGTTAAATTATAATGTAGCATCATTTTCAAAAGAAGGAGATGAATCTATTGAAGATGTCTTAAAACGTATGCCTGGAATAGAGGTTAGTGAAGATGGTAAAATCCAATATCAAGGGAAGGTAATTAATAAGTTTTATGTAGAAGGGAAAGATCTAATGGGAGCTCAATATGCCATTACTTCTAAAAATTTGCCGAAAAATGCTGTAGCCTCTGTCGAAGTTCTGAAAAATCACCAACCGGTAAAAATGTTGAATGAAGTAGTACATTCTGTAGATCCTGCAATAAATATTGTACTAAAGGAAGGGGTAAGTGTCACAGGAAATGCTGAAATAGGAGTAGGAGTACCTAGTATTTGGTATGGAAAAGTGACACCTATGGTTTTCAATAAAAAACATCAGACTATAAATGTGATTTCTTCAACAAACTCTGGAAAAGATGAATTGTCGGCTTTTAATGCTATTAATTTGTTTGATTATTTGGAATTTGGTTTGATAGAAAGCGTCCCCTCTTTTTTATTAGGCAAACAACCGATGGAAAATAATCTCTTCAAAAAGAGTGAATATAATGACCATCAAACGCATACTTTGACAACCAATTATATTACAGGTTTTGGAAAAGGAGACCTAAAAGTTAATATCGATGCTTATTATGATAAACGTTTTCAAGAACTAGCTTCTAATACTTTTTATTTTGTTCCGAATGATACAATTGCCATTAAGAACCTTCAACAATCTACTTTTAATAAGAAGTATATAAAAACAAAATTAACGTATGAACACAATGCTGATGAAAATTATTTTAAAAATGTTTTTCATTTTAAGTTTTTAGAAAATGAAGAAATTTCAAGTTTTTATCAGAATGAGGAATATATACCACAGAATACAAATCGATTGTTTTATAATATTGGTAATAAATTGAGTAAAATTATAAAGCTAGGAAATATATATTATAAGTTGAATGCTTATTTAGAGTATACCAATACACCTGAACAGCTTCACTTTACAGGAGGACCTTTGATTAATTCAATGATAGATTCTTTGCAGAAAGTAGAGCAACAAACTTATCAGAGACATTTAAAAACGTTTATAGGGACGAGTATTATAAAGAAGTGGAAAAATATCACATTAGATACAAAATTCAGTTTTAATTATAGTTTTAAATCTTTGACCTCAGACGTATTTACTGATAAAGAAGGTTCAGGTCTTAATTATCAAAATGATTTATATTATCATGCAATTATACCTAAAGTGTCACCTTCAATTCAATATAAACATAAGAGGTTATTGCTTTCAGTTATACCAAATGTGTCTTACCAGACAAGGATTTTACAAGATCAATTTCAAATTTCTGAAAGCGTAATCCATCAGTTAATATTCGAACCTACTGCGTATATAACTTATAATTTAGCAGGAGTGAAATGGTCAGGACATTATTCTTACAATACAAATTTTTTGGAACTTCCTCAGATGTATAGTGGGATAATTATTAATAATTACAACGCAGCCAACCAACAAGAATTACCAATTCTTCAAACGAAACTTCAGACTTTTAGAAATGAATTGTCTTATGAAATCCCAATGGCTTCAATGAATTTTTACTCCAGTTATGAATACAATACCACTAATAAAGATTGGATTTCAGCTTATGAAGTAAATAATGAGGGAGTCACTTTAATGAAAACTTTGGATTATGAGAATAACCAAGGGATAAGTCAAAAACTGGAAGGAAACATTGATTGGTTTATTTTAGCCTTAAGAACGACAATTAAAGGAGGTGTAGAAGTAGGGGAAAGTGAAGAAAATGTCATTTTGAATGGAGATGATAATAGAAATAAAAATAACTTTATTCAATATGAAGGAATAATAGATTTCCC includes:
- a CDS encoding alpha/beta hydrolase-fold protein → MMKKIIYTILITFCTSIIFGQNIAKVENVKIQSQALNQEREILIYTPVGYDWRVNEYFNVIYVFDCQSREFFDYTSSMISFLTDNAKSFIIVGITSPYNEKLDYARNNDLLPVLETKKSINRYGKYSGNADNFFDFVGTEVIPYVDSTYRTLNKRVSIGHSLSASFVLYSFTKNPDLFDNYIAISPNLAYDNDKLANQIVNFDYSKINRPIFLYLSNANEGIDYWQEWKPARDKVYSFFNYTLENKNIKVKIGEFPENNHWNTFPPSLSKSLEFYFKEIYNIQEKQLSKKEYDVTIKVKVLNKKESIYITGNQDNLGNWNPKEIKMNKISDLEREVKIKLKSPAQFKFTRGNWDTEAEVIGTYGNITIKPEKQSKFEFEIENYFDK
- a CDS encoding ApaLI family restriction endonuclease codes for the protein MIKIERLKKAELVSYCEEIGINTSGKSKDILIEEAVEYGNNEINKAIKNGNGLSLLTKKIEALAEDYSSNLDIKIQGRKEEMKADDNSHYLIYRVLGISQEEGRLIDEYQNTGRFLYKYAGSFLEEAATICLKFNNTSGSKTLVKNNQGTRPKTFEIDFLDNNDAIEIKWRDATTDGDHITKEHTRVKAIESYGYTPIRVMFYYPQREQAKKIQETLKTIYDGVNGKYFAGDDAWNFIAEHSGYDLKKILVDIANKRTPIDE
- a CDS encoding NADH:flavin oxidoreductase/NADH oxidase family protein, with amino-acid sequence MNILNNEMVLPNGTILSNRIAKSAMSENLSTKEHSPTPVLIEAYKKWAQSGAGLLISGNIMIDSKAIGEPRNVVVENRNNFELLQEWAKSVEGTKSQLWAQINHPGRQAMEQINSELKAPSAVPLKSGGRKDISKKLPIALDENEILAIIEAFGNTSIILKDAGFSGVQIHGAHGYLVSQFLSPDANVRTDKWGGSLENRARFVIEVYRNIRAKVGSDFPIGIKLNSADFQKGGFTEEESMEVVKLLSKEGIDLIEISGGTYEAPAMMGKQKKSTIKREVYFMDYIQKARKITTTPLMLTGGFRTTAVMKEAISSNQLDIIGIARPFAVYPTIGHEIMNESRTSFTTDIKKTGVKAIDGAMNIIWYESQIKRLGQGKLPKPDLNPWGVFLKYFWLILEKKF
- a CDS encoding SRPBCC family protein, whose translation is MNKLKLKAVGVTSISTIFLLAFGIYFIESYGALVFIFSPFLMGFLPSYIILKSGEKIKKRALFFLSLQVLGVIILIILLIKMEGLICILMTSPLILICQWIGVGSAMMIMNRVTPKNINLLLIILGFVFSGFDYSNKESNQILTPITTTVVINAPIEKIWDEVIAFGTIAEPEELLFKTGISYPINAKIKGEGVGAIRYCNFTTGSFVEPITKWEKPTKLSFSVTSQPTPMHELNPFWEIQPPHLNGYFLSKKGEFNLKSISAYKTELSGTTWYTLNIKPLFYWGIWTNYILHSIHERVLNHIKQKTEASTTM
- a CDS encoding helix-turn-helix domain-containing protein, which translates into the protein MRNLNFRQRVLIETCVKQNYSFAFIGRLIGVASSTISREIKRNTAVDEKYCAHLAHRLAYARKIVAGSQRKSRYVFFYRKKKYVLYADRREIVWYSDSKTQRKEYPDSIPYRWVKRRFKPVKFYQERLGLRPMFHFKDFWHLLDELLAHNQRKIAFNKRTQISINQSITTPSSSTFEIVSTKEIKKVA
- a CDS encoding GLPGLI family protein, with the translated sequence MKYYFTSIFFFFSFCYTSAQEGKKGNAKLLCYYTHSFQPWQNDTSRIEGEFILSLNEKYSEYQSIQNFNKGIVLDKGGLNGNEISTQVSAFTSLARVIHEMPDAKTNDIIIRKDQQNKNVYVNHGYLFVTRNLFIESLNELEWNVTDEIRLIHDFKCYKALSEYGDYTIIAWFAPEIPFSDGSYTFGGLPGLILELYDEQRLHHFTIHKVDNNPSLLLVDRWQNSAGKFGIKTSKKIIKEIGKKRKLVELGYNLEDDQLSRFFGQPTSPYPLIEDFTSEKKDELLIKYSLYDNLLFKFYKLEKIQ
- a CDS encoding DNA-methyltransferase, producing MNKIVKGNCIDILLELDSDSVDLIYFDPPFYTQKKHSLRAKNEKKYEFSDSWDSIDDYLSVIEKCLTECKRVLKSTGSVFLHCDKAASHYIRVVLDKVLGVKNFQSEIIWTYKRWSNSKKGLLNSHQNIYFYSKGKDFKFNQFYTDYSATTNVDQILQDRKRTSTGKSTYKTDENGEVVLGKAKKGVPLSDTWEIPYLNPKAKERVGYPTQKPVLLLKEIIKLCTDKGDLVVDPFCGSGTTCVASKLLERNYIGIDISEDAVQLANDRLEKMIVTDSNLLKKGSSSYIEKSEEDISLLNTIGAIPVQRNSGIDGFLKDHFEGKPVPVKIQNRNETLEDTIEKLEKASRNKKYNLKIVVQTKSENENSRLFEFKTDVKIIKSNKLLIDELRR